In one Plutella xylostella chromosome 20, ilPluXylo3.1, whole genome shotgun sequence genomic region, the following are encoded:
- the LOC105395851 gene encoding mitochondrial import inner membrane translocase subunit Tim23 encodes MSLFGDILPLGKHEEKQSQGSGAGLSPYLNFDPNYIPKMQPEFLYPDDSHMATTARRSNVALPIIGMSFMTGSGLGGVTGFYKGLRATTLAGQSGKIRRTQIVNYIMKHGTSTGCTLGIIASFYSCIALGVTWVRDKEDTTNTFLAAATTGLIYKSTAGLKSMGLGAAVGLTLAGVYTLVTDNDNIWSKAQYNRL; translated from the exons ATGTCTCTGTTTGGTGATATTCTTCCGTTAGGCAAACATGAGGAGAAGCAGAGCCAGGGCTCGGGCGCAGGACTCTCTCCGTACCTGAACTTTGATCCAAACTATATTCCAAAAATGCAGCCAGAATTCCTGTACCCTGACGATAGTCATATGGCCACAACTGCCAGGAGGTCCAACGTCGCACTACCCATCATTGGGATGTCGTTCATGACAGGTTCAG GTCTTGGTGGAGTGACAGGATTCTACAAAGGTCTGCGAGCCACTACCCTGGCAGGACAGAGTGGCAAAATTCGGAGAACACAAATTGTCAACTACATCATGAAACATG gaacttcAACTGGCTGCACTCTTGGGATCATTGCCTCATTCTACTCATGCATTGCTCTGGGAGTGACCTGGGTGCGGGACAAGGAGGACACCACCAACACGTTCCTGGCCGCCGCCACCACCGGCCTCATCTACAAGAGCACTGCTGGCCTCAAGTCCATGGGCCTCGGAGCGGCTGTTGGACTAACCCTCGCCGGAGTCTACACCCTCGTCACTGACAATGACAACATATGGAGCAAAGCCCAATACAACCGATTGTGA
- the LOC105395850 gene encoding phosphoenolpyruvate carboxykinase [GTP] isoform X1: protein MLHFKSIPEDYIRKTAQCAQVALACSRAAHQSALRGAAKLNPELAALSPKVRAFVERSAALCQPEQVHVCDGSEAEAGALLALMQQQGTLRKLPKYDNCWLARTDPADVARVESRTFICSDKERDVVPAARAGQKSALGNYISHGDYDAAINERFPGCMKGRTMYVIPFSMGPVGSPLSKIGVEITDSPYVVYSMRVMTRIGSKVLELLRKDESFVRCLHSVGNGSATKGWPCDPKNTIILHRPSDGEIVSYGSGYGGNSLLGKKCFALRIGSGIARREGWLAEHMLIVGITDPQGRKRYIAAAFPSACGKTNLAMMTPSLPGYKVECVGDDIAWMKFDKNGVLRAINPENGFFGVAPGTSEATNPIAMSTVFKNTVFTNVAETKDGGVWWEGMGNAPENLTDWKGQPWTPASKTPAAHPNSRFCTPAAQCPIIDSEWESAEGVPISAILLGGRRPEGVPLVVEARDWQHGVFMGASMRSESTAAAEHSGKVIMHDPFAMRPFFGYNFGEYLSHWLSMPKPGRQMPKIFHVNWFRKNEQGKFLWPGFGDNSRVIDWVLRRCDGEEIHQETPLGYVPRDGCLNTEGLGAIDMKQLFSIPQDFWMKEADAIEKYFKEEVGEDLPKEMWEELNKLRKNIKS from the exons ATGCTGCATTTCAAGTCGATCCCAGAAGACTACATCAGGAAAACTGCCCA ATGTGCTCAAGTGGCGCTGGCGTGCAGCCGCGCTGCGCACCAGTCCGCGCTGCGCGGCGCCGCCAAGCTCAACCCTGAGCTGGCTGCACTGTCCCCGAAG GTTCGTGCGTTCGTGGAGCGCAGCGCGGCGCTGTGCCAGCCGGAGCAGGTGCACGTGTGCGACGGCTCCGAGGCCGAGGCCGGCGCGCTGCTGGCGCTCATGCAGCAGCAGGGCACGCTGAGGAAGCTGCCCAAGTATGACAACTG CTGGCTGGCTCGCACGGACCCTGCCGACGTGGCGCGCGTGGAGTCCCGCACTTTCATCTGTTCGGACAAGGAGCGCGACGTGGTGCCCGCCGCTCGAGCTGGACAGAAGTCTGCGCTGGGCAACTACATCTCCCATGGAGACTATGATGCCGCTATCAATGAACGCTTTCCTGGGTGCATGAAGG GTCGCACCATGTACGTGATACCGTTCTCGATGGGTCCCGTTGGGTCTCCGCTGTCCAAGATCGGTGTGGAGATCACCGACTCGCCCTACGTCGTCTACTCCATGAGGGTCATGACCAGGATCG GAAGCAAAGTCTTGGAGCTTCTCCGCAAGGACGAGAGCTTCGTGCGATGCCTCCATTCGGTGGGCAATGGCAGTGCTACCAAGGGCTGGCCCTGCGACCCCAAAAACACCATCATCCTGCATCGCCCCAGCGACGGGGAGATTGTCAGCTATG GCAGCGGCTACGGCGGCAACAGCCTGCTCGGCAAGAAGTGCTTCGCGCTGCGCATCGGCTCCGGGATCGCGCGCCGCGAGGGCTGGCTCGCCGAGCACATGCTG ATCGTCGGCATAACAGACCCTCAGGGTCGCAAGCGCTACATCGCGGCGGCGTTCCCTTCAGCCTGCGGGAAGACCAACCTGGCCATGATGACGCCGTCCCTGCCCGGGTACAAGGTCGAGTGTGTCGGAGACGACATCGCCTGGATGAAGTTCGACAAAAACGGAGTCTTGAGGGCTATTAACCCGGAAAACGGATTCTTTGGTGTTGCTCCAG GAACGTCTGAAGCGACAAACCCGATCGCCATGTCTACCGTCTTCAAAAACACAGTGTTCACGAACGTGGCTGAGACGAAGGATGGCGGTGTGTGGTGGGAGGGAATGGGGAACGCCCCTGAAAACCTGACCGACTGGAAGGGACAACCCTGGACCCCGGCGTCGAAGACTCCAGCTGCTCATCCTAACTCTAG ATTCTGCACACCAGCAGCACAGTGCCCCATCATTGACAGCGAGTGGGAAAGTGCTGAAGGAGTTCCAATTTCGGCTATTTTGCTCGGAGGACGCCGCCCTGAAGGAGTACCTCTGGTTGTTGAGGCTAGAGATTGGCAACATGGAGTTTTTATGGGAGCTTCCATGCGATCTGAATCTACTGCTGCCGCAGAGCACAGC GGTAAAGTGATCATGCACGATCCGTTCGCCATGCGGCCATTCTTCGGCTACAACTTCGGCGAGTACCTCAGCCACTGGCTGTCGATGCCCAAGCCAGGACGCCAAATGCCTAAGATCTTCCATGTCAACTGGTTCCGCAAGAATGAACAG GGCAAGTTCCTTTGGCCAGGATTTGGTGATAACTCCCGTGTGATCGACTGGGTCCTCCGCCGGTGCGACGGTGAGGAGATTCACCAGGAAACTCCCCTAGGCTACGTTCCGAGAGACGGCTGCTTGAACACAGAGGGCCTAGGCGCAATCGACATGAAGCAGCTATTCAGTATTCCTCAAGACTTCTGGATGAAGGAA GCGGACGCTATCGAAAAGTATTTCAAAGAAGAAGTAGGAGAAGATCTACCAAAGGAAATGTGGGAAGAACTCAACAAACTCAGGAAGAACATCAAGTCATAA
- the LOC105395852 gene encoding protein DENND6A: protein MACGRHDFDDDDIPTEEIEFQKKWSRFADWLHCICVVTFDLELGQAMEGVYPPGVSLTDQEKSNICYLAFPDSNSGCMGDTQFHVRLRSRARLSRRQLDYNDDGVASLRADNTHYWGFVYFRQVKDPSLPRGYFQKSIILLTRLPFINLFYKVVQLIAPKHFEDGESSLEAACHDINRWPPLEPGQNVLLPVLGTVFQSYIPNQQTGKITRSDIAKPAHSSGVPHVLASIQDVNVFDALSSVISHLHLLWELVITAEPIVVMASSPTECSAMVQALTNLIQPLCYAAEYRPYFTIHDSEFKEFTRKQFNPPCVILGVTNPFFTKTLQHWPHTIKLGDSASIKTKLRKVGNMKLLDTAPGVYTQYKTFLEKDKAIIKKLHNGIRTDRPSEVQTAMVRRHLLELTQSFMIPLERYMASLMPLQKNISPYRAPPVPNPFNPEDFFATLQQTGPQLTSGVKGDWIGLYKNFFRTPNFSAWFHERYSNLTGKLSALQLEALAESDLKKWSIGKKEVEIVDMVLKLKEVLKNRPPVTDNTRTLLARRLEDLNSVLPEDMKNILNAASSS from the coding sequence ATGGCTTGCGGAAGGCACGATTTCGACGACGACGACATTCCCACGGAAGAGATCGAGTTTCAGAAGAAATGGAGCAGGTTCGCGGACTGGCTGCACTGCATCTGCGTGGTGACGTTCGACCTGGAGCTGGGGCAGGCCATGGAGGGCGTTTACCCGCCGGGGGTCTCCCTCACCGACCAGGAGAAGAGCAACATCTGCTACCTGGCCTTCCCGGACTCCAACTCGGGCTGCATGGGCGACACGCAGTTCCACGTGCGACTGCGCTCGCGCGCGCGCCTCTCGCGCCGCCAGCTCGACTACAACGACGACGGCGTGGCCAGCCTGCGCGCCGACAACACCCACTACTGGGGCTTCGTCTACTTCCGCCAGGTCAAGGACCCCTCCCTCCCCCGCGGCTACTTCCAGAAGAGCATCATCCTGCTCACGCGGCTGCCCTTCATCAACCTGTTCTACAAGGTGGTGCAACTCATAGCCCCTAAACACTTTGAGGACGGGGAGAGCAGCTTAGAAGCTGCATGTCATGACATAAACCGCTGGCCGCCACTTGAGCCAGGGCAGAATGTGCTGCTGCCCGTGCTGGGAACTGTGTTCCAGTCTTACATTCCAAACCAACAGACTGGCAAAATTACACGGTCTGATATTGCTAAGCCAGCTCACTCGTCTGGTGTTCCTCATGTGTTGGCTTCCATACAGGATGTTAATGTGTTTGATGCACTTTCAAGTGTGATCTCCCATTTGCATTTGCTCTGGGAGTTAGTTATAACAGCAGAACCCATTGTAGTGATGGCCAGTTCACCCACAGAATGCTCAGCCATGGTGCAAGCGTTGACCAACCTCATACAACCACTTTGTTATGCGGCAGAGTACAGACCTTATTTCACAATACATGACAGTGAGTTCAAAGAATTCACCAGGAAGCAATTCAACCCACCTTGTGTAATACTGGGCGTAACAAACCCATTCTTTACAAAAACATTGCAACACTGGCCTCATACAATCAAACTTGGTGATTCTGCATCTATTAAGACTAAACTGCGGAAGGTCGGCAATATGAAGCTTTTAGACACAGCGCCTGGTGTTTACACACAGTACAAAACATTCCTTGAGAAAGACAAAGCTATTATAAAGAAGCTGCATAATGGTATAAGAACTGACAGACCCTCGGAAGTGCAAACAGCCATGGTCCGGAGGCACCTGCTGGAGCTAACGCAGAGCTTCATGATCCCCCTAGAGAGGTACATGGCCTCGCTCATGCCTCTGCAGAAGAACATATCCCCATACAGAGCCCCTCCCGTGCCAAACCCATTCAACCCTGAGGACTTCTTTGCCACACTTCAACAGACTGGGCCCCAACTCACTTCAGGAGTAAAAGGAGATTGGATTGGTCTGTACAAAAACTTCTTCAGAACTCCGAACTTCAGTGCGTGGTTCCACGAGCGGTACAGCAACCTAACAGGGAAGCTCAGTGCCCTGCAGCTAGAAGCCCTGGCCGAAAGTGACTTGAAGAAGTGGTCCATTGGGAAAAAAGAAGTGGAGATAGTAGACATGGTTCTAAAGTTGAAGGAGGTTTTAAAGAACAGGCCCCCGGTTACGGACAATACGAGGACGCTGCTAGCGCGGAGGTTGGAGGACTTAAACAGTGTGTTGCCAGAGGACATGAAGAATATCCTGAATGCTGCGTCATCATCGTGA
- the LOC105395853 gene encoding sister chromatid cohesion protein DCC1, whose amino-acid sequence MDCGELRTSEEVRKIIKTAKLHESELTDITQVLRFPDASLHNDNLRLMQLDDYLLKEIEAGKELVFKGEREENVVLCTETKTYDVKEAETSNSLLLVPELMFATDTGHDETMKNNSMDGDSDTSFDKSNTSLNKSTDSDDGKPPRNIQHKDIVNTFFTYYELKQCKPRLNKLRKILEATRYRGPELEYAVDKSKLLDYNKLFHQIQASRAELTQELEKIQAIEIDGYYRLLEFDYEFRVLSYMLDLIEENSWPLDRISKEITIDSLKELVPSSILEAMFRHYTDPTVEEGGDLYFQYKQDKVCRFLAGVLLKSAGKFNLAEFLQAWKDSVPEGMVADESLLLGIALIDKSTTPQVIWGFAESELPEDINERFKILFQTKPKWTVADISPYIECYATEKINVNALLTKYARASTQDGVRVFSAKHMK is encoded by the exons ATGGATTGCGG gGAGCTAAGAACATCAGAGGAAgttagaaaaataataaaaacagcaAAATTGCATGAATCAGAACTTACTGATATTACCCAAGTTTTAAGATTCCCAGATGCGAGCCTTCATAATGACAATTTGAGGCTAATGCAACTTGATGATTATTTACTGAAAGAAATAGAAGCCGGCAAAGAACTTGTTTTTAAAG GCGAGCGGGAAGAAAATGTAGTTTTATGTACAGAAACTAAAACATACGATGTTAAGGAGGCAGAAACGTCGAATAGCCTTTTACTAGTACCGGAACTAATGTTTGCTACGGATACAGGTCACGACGAAACTATGAAAAACAATTCTATGGATGGTGATTCCGATACTTCCTTCGACAAATCAAACACCAGCCTCAACAAATCGACTGATTCAGATGACGGCAAACCTCCGAGGAATATTCAACATAAAGACATTGTTAATACATTTTTCACATACTATGAACTAAAGCAATGTAAGCCTCGGCTTAATAAATTAAGGAAGATTTTAGAAGCCACTAGATACCGTGGACCTGAGTTGGAGTACGCGGTTGATAAAAGCAAACTATTGGATTACAACAAGCTATTTCATCAAATACAAGCTTCACGGGCTGAGTTAACCCAGGAACTCGAAAAAATACAAGCTATAGAAATTGATGGGTACTATAGGTTGCTAGAGTTTGATTACGAATTTCGTGTCTTGTCTTACATGTTGGACCTCATTGAAGAAAACTCATGGCCATTAGATCGCATTTCTAAAGAAATAACAATTGACAGTTTAAAAGAATTAGTGCCTTCTTCAATATTAGAGGCAATGTTTAGACACTATACAGATCCAACTGTAGAAGAAGGTGGCGATCTGTATTTTCAGTATAAGCAAGATAAAGTTTGCCGATTTTTAGCAGGAGTTTTGTTGAAAAGTGCTGGTAAATTCAATTTAGCTGAGTTTCTGCAAGCTTGGAAAGATTCAGTGCCGGAAGGGATGGTAGCAGAT GAGTCTCTACTTTTGGGTATTGCACTTATCGATAAGTCTACGACGCCTCAAGTAATATGGGGATTTGCTGAGAGTGAGTTACCAGAAGACATCAATGAAAGATTCAAGATACTATTTCAAACTAAGCCAAAGTGGACTGTGGCTGATATATCACCATACATTGA GTGTTATGCAACAGAAAAGATAAATGTCAATGCATTATTAACCAAATACGCGCGAGCGTCAACACAGGATGGGGTTAGAGTCTTCTCAGCGAAACATATGAAATGA
- the LOC105395850 gene encoding phosphoenolpyruvate carboxykinase [GTP] isoform X2, with product MVFFLTRCTKRCAQVALACSRAAHQSALRGAAKLNPELAALSPKVRAFVERSAALCQPEQVHVCDGSEAEAGALLALMQQQGTLRKLPKYDNCWLARTDPADVARVESRTFICSDKERDVVPAARAGQKSALGNYISHGDYDAAINERFPGCMKGRTMYVIPFSMGPVGSPLSKIGVEITDSPYVVYSMRVMTRIGSKVLELLRKDESFVRCLHSVGNGSATKGWPCDPKNTIILHRPSDGEIVSYGSGYGGNSLLGKKCFALRIGSGIARREGWLAEHMLIVGITDPQGRKRYIAAAFPSACGKTNLAMMTPSLPGYKVECVGDDIAWMKFDKNGVLRAINPENGFFGVAPGTSEATNPIAMSTVFKNTVFTNVAETKDGGVWWEGMGNAPENLTDWKGQPWTPASKTPAAHPNSRFCTPAAQCPIIDSEWESAEGVPISAILLGGRRPEGVPLVVEARDWQHGVFMGASMRSESTAAAEHSGKVIMHDPFAMRPFFGYNFGEYLSHWLSMPKPGRQMPKIFHVNWFRKNEQGKFLWPGFGDNSRVIDWVLRRCDGEEIHQETPLGYVPRDGCLNTEGLGAIDMKQLFSIPQDFWMKEADAIEKYFKEEVGEDLPKEMWEELNKLRKNIKS from the exons ATGGTGTTCTTCCTCACTAGATGCACAAAACG ATGTGCTCAAGTGGCGCTGGCGTGCAGCCGCGCTGCGCACCAGTCCGCGCTGCGCGGCGCCGCCAAGCTCAACCCTGAGCTGGCTGCACTGTCCCCGAAG GTTCGTGCGTTCGTGGAGCGCAGCGCGGCGCTGTGCCAGCCGGAGCAGGTGCACGTGTGCGACGGCTCCGAGGCCGAGGCCGGCGCGCTGCTGGCGCTCATGCAGCAGCAGGGCACGCTGAGGAAGCTGCCCAAGTATGACAACTG CTGGCTGGCTCGCACGGACCCTGCCGACGTGGCGCGCGTGGAGTCCCGCACTTTCATCTGTTCGGACAAGGAGCGCGACGTGGTGCCCGCCGCTCGAGCTGGACAGAAGTCTGCGCTGGGCAACTACATCTCCCATGGAGACTATGATGCCGCTATCAATGAACGCTTTCCTGGGTGCATGAAGG GTCGCACCATGTACGTGATACCGTTCTCGATGGGTCCCGTTGGGTCTCCGCTGTCCAAGATCGGTGTGGAGATCACCGACTCGCCCTACGTCGTCTACTCCATGAGGGTCATGACCAGGATCG GAAGCAAAGTCTTGGAGCTTCTCCGCAAGGACGAGAGCTTCGTGCGATGCCTCCATTCGGTGGGCAATGGCAGTGCTACCAAGGGCTGGCCCTGCGACCCCAAAAACACCATCATCCTGCATCGCCCCAGCGACGGGGAGATTGTCAGCTATG GCAGCGGCTACGGCGGCAACAGCCTGCTCGGCAAGAAGTGCTTCGCGCTGCGCATCGGCTCCGGGATCGCGCGCCGCGAGGGCTGGCTCGCCGAGCACATGCTG ATCGTCGGCATAACAGACCCTCAGGGTCGCAAGCGCTACATCGCGGCGGCGTTCCCTTCAGCCTGCGGGAAGACCAACCTGGCCATGATGACGCCGTCCCTGCCCGGGTACAAGGTCGAGTGTGTCGGAGACGACATCGCCTGGATGAAGTTCGACAAAAACGGAGTCTTGAGGGCTATTAACCCGGAAAACGGATTCTTTGGTGTTGCTCCAG GAACGTCTGAAGCGACAAACCCGATCGCCATGTCTACCGTCTTCAAAAACACAGTGTTCACGAACGTGGCTGAGACGAAGGATGGCGGTGTGTGGTGGGAGGGAATGGGGAACGCCCCTGAAAACCTGACCGACTGGAAGGGACAACCCTGGACCCCGGCGTCGAAGACTCCAGCTGCTCATCCTAACTCTAG ATTCTGCACACCAGCAGCACAGTGCCCCATCATTGACAGCGAGTGGGAAAGTGCTGAAGGAGTTCCAATTTCGGCTATTTTGCTCGGAGGACGCCGCCCTGAAGGAGTACCTCTGGTTGTTGAGGCTAGAGATTGGCAACATGGAGTTTTTATGGGAGCTTCCATGCGATCTGAATCTACTGCTGCCGCAGAGCACAGC GGTAAAGTGATCATGCACGATCCGTTCGCCATGCGGCCATTCTTCGGCTACAACTTCGGCGAGTACCTCAGCCACTGGCTGTCGATGCCCAAGCCAGGACGCCAAATGCCTAAGATCTTCCATGTCAACTGGTTCCGCAAGAATGAACAG GGCAAGTTCCTTTGGCCAGGATTTGGTGATAACTCCCGTGTGATCGACTGGGTCCTCCGCCGGTGCGACGGTGAGGAGATTCACCAGGAAACTCCCCTAGGCTACGTTCCGAGAGACGGCTGCTTGAACACAGAGGGCCTAGGCGCAATCGACATGAAGCAGCTATTCAGTATTCCTCAAGACTTCTGGATGAAGGAA GCGGACGCTATCGAAAAGTATTTCAAAGAAGAAGTAGGAGAAGATCTACCAAAGGAAATGTGGGAAGAACTCAACAAACTCAGGAAGAACATCAAGTCATAA